A genomic segment from Tuwongella immobilis encodes:
- a CDS encoding glycosyltransferase family 4 protein, whose product MQLAHFLQRYPPAMGGSEAYFARLSRWMVERGHSVEVFTSTAIDLPAMWYPQGQRLPAGSESIDGVQVHRFDPAFWPLRRYMLKALSLTPVALLQAVSLPCNPLALRMLSAVRQTATAFDAVHASAFPYAWPIVCAWHLARRQRIPFLLTPFLHLGDPESARDRTRRRYLARPFRWLLERADAIFVQTPSEAEAVRAVGIPETRIMLQGLGVEPSECTGGHRARYRQQWQATDTDFVIGHLANQSVEKGSVDLLQAMARAWQAGSRAKVVLAGPEMPNFQQFWGSFPHQNQVIRLGVLTEAEKRDYFAAIDAFALPSRSDSFGLVLLEAWANRLPNVAYRAGGVADVIRDGVDGRLVPCGDVAQLAEVIREWESQPELRQRLATAGHARLPHDYCWADKLGLVESTINRLRL is encoded by the coding sequence ATGCAACTGGCACATTTTCTGCAACGCTACCCACCGGCGATGGGCGGATCCGAGGCCTACTTTGCCCGATTGTCCCGCTGGATGGTTGAGCGCGGGCATTCTGTGGAGGTCTTCACCAGCACCGCCATCGACCTGCCCGCCATGTGGTATCCGCAGGGGCAACGATTGCCCGCGGGGTCGGAATCGATCGACGGCGTGCAGGTTCATCGATTCGATCCGGCATTCTGGCCATTGCGCCGCTACATGCTCAAAGCCTTGTCGCTGACACCGGTTGCGCTGCTTCAGGCGGTGTCGTTGCCGTGCAATCCGTTGGCGTTGCGGATGTTGTCGGCCGTGCGACAGACTGCAACCGCGTTCGACGCCGTTCACGCCTCCGCATTCCCGTATGCCTGGCCGATCGTCTGTGCGTGGCATCTGGCGCGACGCCAACGGATTCCCTTTCTGCTCACGCCGTTCCTGCATTTGGGCGATCCGGAGTCGGCCCGCGATCGCACCCGCCGCCGCTATCTCGCCCGGCCATTTCGGTGGCTGTTGGAACGAGCCGACGCCATTTTTGTGCAGACACCCAGCGAAGCGGAGGCGGTTCGCGCGGTGGGCATCCCCGAAACGCGCATCATGCTGCAAGGATTGGGCGTCGAGCCGAGCGAATGCACCGGCGGCCATCGCGCCCGCTATCGGCAGCAATGGCAAGCCACCGACACCGATTTTGTCATCGGACACTTGGCGAATCAGAGTGTCGAAAAAGGCTCCGTCGATCTCCTTCAAGCGATGGCACGAGCGTGGCAAGCCGGGAGTCGGGCCAAAGTCGTCCTCGCCGGACCGGAGATGCCGAACTTCCAACAATTCTGGGGATCGTTCCCGCATCAAAATCAGGTGATTCGGCTGGGGGTGTTGACGGAAGCCGAGAAACGCGATTACTTTGCGGCAATTGACGCCTTTGCGCTGCCGTCGCGGTCGGACTCCTTCGGGCTGGTGCTGCTGGAAGCCTGGGCCAATCGATTGCCGAACGTGGCGTATCGGGCTGGTGGGGTGGCCGATGTCATCCGCGATGGTGTCGATGGCCGATTGGTACCGTGCGGAGATGTGGCCCAACTCGCAGAAGTGATTCGAGAATGGGAATCGCAACCCGAATTGCGACAACGACTTGCCACCGCCGGCCACGCTCGATTGCCCCACGATTACTGCTGGGCAGACAAGCTCGGATTGGTCGAATCGACCATCAACCGCTTGCGATTATGA
- a CDS encoding Do family serine endopeptidase, with product MIRRNWIPVAVSCLAVGVVGGVVLHDRVIGQAPPAVVLPAELTSYRDVVKRVVPAVVSIESRAKAVRMDDRADALPDGVPEEFRRFFGGTIPRGMPEAVPSSGFGSGFLIDPSGVILTNNHVVEGAESVEVTLADGRKFVSTEIKTDRKTDLAIVKISSKDALPFLEMGDSDQMEVGDRVLAVGAPFGLTGSVTHGIISAKSRDLRMNQYEDFLQTDAAINPGNSGGPLISLEGRVIGINSAIKSRSGGFQGIGLAIASNLAKTVKDQLLQNGTVKRGYLGVQVKDLTPELADRLGVNGNGVLIARVLEGGPAAKGGLQNGDVLMSIAGKPIRDGRDLQRTVATLKLNQPSKAIVQRDGQTIELSLTIEEQPEEFGLNVPANAVPRRADNAVTIGPMGMSVSALTPELAKNWGYTSELRGVAVVRVAPGSVAEEAGVSRGMVVTQVDKQSVTTPEEFQAALSKASTEKGALLEVRLPQGGVDFLVLKPRAE from the coding sequence GTGATTCGACGAAATTGGATTCCGGTTGCTGTGTCGTGCCTGGCGGTGGGCGTGGTTGGGGGCGTGGTGCTGCATGACCGCGTGATTGGCCAGGCTCCCCCGGCGGTGGTGTTGCCCGCCGAGTTGACCTCGTATCGCGATGTGGTCAAGCGAGTCGTCCCGGCGGTGGTCAGCATTGAATCGCGTGCCAAAGCGGTGCGCATGGACGATCGTGCGGATGCGCTGCCCGATGGCGTGCCCGAAGAATTCCGCCGGTTCTTCGGTGGGACGATTCCGCGGGGCATGCCGGAAGCGGTGCCCTCGAGCGGGTTTGGTTCGGGGTTCCTGATCGATCCGTCCGGCGTGATTCTGACCAACAACCACGTGGTGGAAGGGGCGGAATCGGTCGAAGTGACGTTGGCGGATGGCCGCAAGTTTGTGTCCACAGAAATTAAAACCGACCGCAAGACCGACCTGGCAATCGTCAAGATTTCCAGCAAAGACGCGCTGCCGTTCCTGGAAATGGGCGACAGCGACCAGATGGAAGTTGGCGATCGCGTGCTGGCGGTGGGGGCACCGTTCGGGCTGACCGGCTCGGTGACCCATGGCATCATCAGCGCCAAGAGTCGTGACCTGCGGATGAATCAATACGAAGACTTTTTGCAGACCGATGCCGCCATCAATCCGGGGAATTCCGGCGGGCCGTTGATTAGTCTGGAAGGGCGAGTCATCGGCATCAACTCGGCGATCAAGAGTCGCTCGGGCGGATTCCAAGGGATTGGGCTGGCGATTGCCTCGAATCTCGCCAAGACGGTGAAGGATCAACTGCTGCAAAATGGTACCGTCAAGCGGGGCTATTTGGGTGTGCAGGTGAAGGATCTCACCCCGGAACTGGCCGATCGGCTTGGCGTCAACGGCAACGGCGTGCTGATTGCCCGCGTGCTGGAAGGTGGCCCGGCGGCCAAGGGCGGCTTGCAAAACGGCGACGTTCTCATGAGCATTGCCGGTAAACCGATCCGCGATGGTCGAGATTTGCAGCGCACCGTCGCCACGCTCAAGCTGAATCAGCCGTCGAAGGCGATTGTGCAACGCGATGGGCAAACAATCGAACTGTCGCTGACCATCGAAGAACAACCGGAAGAATTCGGTCTGAATGTCCCGGCCAATGCGGTGCCGCGTCGGGCGGATAACGCCGTCACGATTGGACCGATGGGAATGAGCGTCTCGGCGTTAACTCCCGAATTGGCGAAGAATTGGGGCTACACGTCGGAACTTCGCGGGGTTGCGGTGGTGCGGGTGGCTCCCGGTTCGGTCGCCGAGGAAGCCGGTGTCAGCCGCGGCATGGTGGTCACGCAAGTGGATAAGCAATCGGTGACGACGCCGGAAGAATTCCAAGCCGCCCTTAGCAAAGCCTCGACGGAGAAGGGGGCGCTGTTGGAAGTTCGATTGCCGCAAGGGGGCGTCGATTTCCTGGTGCTCAAGCCACGAGCCGAATAA
- a CDS encoding cation diffusion facilitator family transporter encodes MRYFAVQLRMTEVLNGARLPANQDGLLRTRLGTLKQAHSADDSAGESTGGGDCGGRAVAHHHHGGAAGGRLGPSIVVTLVFVTAEFFIGLMANSLALVSDAAHNFTDALALLLAWYAARISRRPANDRKTFGYHRATILSALANAVALVMMAVWIGWEALHRLQAPEPIQTTWMIAVALAAVGVNLLIGFWLHAGAKDDLNIRAAFLHQVGDALAAVGVVISGIIIAITDWYWVDPAISLVIAGMILWSSRAILIEAVDVLLEAVPANLNRAELVQSVEQIPGVRGVHDLHVWTISSGMIACSCHLRIDDQLISDGQRIQQAVAQMLQQRFHIGHSTIQIETDATCAAATDHCEWQRPESHDGHNHDHGDGHDHGYSHSHKHSHG; translated from the coding sequence ATGCGGTATTTCGCCGTGCAACTGCGTATGACGGAAGTTCTGAATGGCGCACGACTTCCTGCAAATCAGGATGGTTTGTTGCGCACGCGGCTCGGTACACTGAAGCAAGCCCATTCGGCGGATGATTCGGCAGGCGAATCGACCGGCGGGGGCGATTGCGGAGGGCGAGCCGTGGCGCATCATCATCATGGCGGGGCGGCGGGGGGGCGGTTGGGGCCGTCGATTGTCGTGACGCTGGTGTTTGTCACGGCGGAATTTTTCATTGGGCTGATGGCCAACAGTTTGGCGCTGGTTTCGGACGCGGCCCACAATTTTACCGATGCGTTGGCGCTGTTGCTGGCGTGGTATGCCGCGCGGATTAGTCGTCGGCCAGCGAATGATCGCAAGACCTTTGGCTATCATCGGGCCACGATTTTATCCGCGCTGGCGAATGCGGTGGCGTTGGTGATGATGGCCGTTTGGATTGGCTGGGAAGCGCTGCATCGGCTGCAAGCGCCGGAACCGATTCAGACGACGTGGATGATTGCCGTGGCGCTGGCGGCGGTGGGGGTGAATCTGCTCATCGGCTTTTGGCTGCATGCCGGGGCCAAGGACGATCTGAATATCCGGGCCGCGTTTCTGCATCAGGTGGGCGATGCGCTGGCGGCGGTGGGGGTGGTGATTTCGGGGATCATCATTGCCATCACCGATTGGTATTGGGTCGATCCGGCGATTTCGCTGGTGATTGCGGGGATGATTCTGTGGTCATCGCGTGCCATTCTGATCGAGGCCGTCGATGTACTGCTGGAAGCGGTGCCCGCGAATCTGAATCGGGCCGAACTGGTGCAGTCGGTCGAACAAATTCCCGGTGTGCGCGGCGTGCATGATCTGCATGTCTGGACCATTTCGTCGGGAATGATCGCGTGCAGTTGTCATTTGCGGATCGACGATCAACTCATCAGCGACGGCCAACGGATTCAGCAAGCGGTGGCTCAGATGCTTCAGCAGCGATTCCACATTGGCCATTCCACGATCCAAATCGAAACCGATGCCACCTGCGCGGCGGCAACCGATCACTGCGAATGGCAGCGGCCCGAATCGCATGACGGCCACAATCACGATCATGGAGATGGGCACGATCATGGCTACAGCCACTCGCACAAGCATTCGCATGGATAG
- a CDS encoding alpha-ketoglutarate-dependent dioxygenase AlkB yields the protein MPSPIEEGVALFRPDFWIECDALFSQLVAEVAWDDRIRARRVASFGVPYNYSGTVWPAAPIPTILMPMLAALTDVVGYAPNNCLANYYPTGDSTMGYHADSVSELEPGTGISIVSLGATRAITFRRERSRSEVYELPLSSGSLLHMTAQMQSAWRHAVLRAEGVSAGRISLTFRRIKLAESIAPDATAASE from the coding sequence ATGCCGTCACCGATTGAGGAAGGAGTCGCGTTGTTTCGACCGGATTTCTGGATCGAGTGCGATGCGCTGTTTTCTCAACTGGTCGCCGAGGTCGCCTGGGATGATCGAATCCGGGCGCGTCGGGTGGCGAGTTTTGGGGTGCCGTACAACTACTCGGGCACTGTTTGGCCCGCGGCTCCGATTCCCACAATTCTCATGCCGATGCTCGCCGCGCTCACGGATGTCGTGGGGTATGCGCCGAATAATTGTTTGGCCAATTATTATCCGACTGGCGATTCGACGATGGGGTATCACGCGGATTCGGTGTCGGAATTGGAGCCAGGGACCGGGATTAGCATCGTATCGCTCGGAGCAACTCGCGCGATCACCTTTCGGCGGGAACGATCGCGTTCCGAAGTCTATGAGTTGCCGCTGTCGAGTGGTTCGCTGCTGCACATGACTGCCCAGATGCAATCCGCGTGGCGGCATGCGGTGTTGCGGGCGGAGGGCGTATCGGCGGGGCGAATCAGTCTCACATTCCGCCGAATCAAGCTCGCCGAATCGATCGCACCGGATGCGACTGCTGCATCCGAATGA
- a CDS encoding creatininase family protein: MRFHELTWPLLKAVDRSSTVVILPIAACEQHSLHLPTFTDTILVTGVAEGVEQRLPNEVLLLPTLWLGASHHHLPFGATLSASVELHVAILRELLVEMLNEGFQRVLVLNGHGGNIDTMKMALRSIQPQFRDRLVTASSYWDLAEAELAALAEGPRKTMGHACEFETSMVMALRPELVRVDQIRNDPNAERPVLRGVYVSEDMQQMTHQGAVGYPELASAEKGRRFLDAAITRTCEVVHALQATQLPIARD, from the coding sequence ATGCGCTTCCACGAACTCACCTGGCCGCTGCTCAAGGCGGTCGATCGCTCCTCCACGGTTGTTATCCTGCCGATTGCCGCTTGCGAACAACATTCGCTGCACCTGCCGACGTTTACCGATACGATTCTGGTCACCGGCGTTGCCGAGGGCGTGGAGCAACGCTTGCCCAACGAGGTGCTGCTGCTGCCGACCTTGTGGTTGGGGGCCAGCCACCACCATCTGCCGTTCGGGGCGACGCTCTCCGCCAGCGTCGAACTGCACGTGGCGATCTTGCGCGAATTGCTGGTCGAAATGCTCAACGAAGGATTTCAGCGCGTGTTGGTCCTCAACGGGCACGGCGGCAACATCGACACCATGAAAATGGCCCTGCGCTCCATTCAGCCGCAATTTCGGGATCGTCTGGTGACCGCCTCATCGTACTGGGATTTGGCCGAAGCCGAACTCGCCGCCCTTGCCGAGGGACCGCGAAAAACTATGGGGCACGCCTGCGAATTTGAAACGTCGATGGTCATGGCCCTGCGACCGGAATTGGTCCGCGTCGATCAGATTCGCAACGACCCCAACGCCGAGCGACCCGTGCTGCGTGGCGTCTACGTCTCCGAAGATATGCAGCAAATGACCCACCAAGGGGCAGTCGGCTACCCGGAATTGGCCAGCGCAGAGAAGGGGCGGCGCTTCCTGGATGCCGCCATCACCCGCACCTGCGAAGTGGTCCACGCCCTGCAAGCCACCCAACTGCCGATCGCCCGCGACTGA
- a CDS encoding BON domain-containing protein: MWIRNRNRRNRLTGLLLGLPILSVPLLGIGCQREDTERIGRLGRKLTAHVTAVAPSMPPGLAAAWDTLATPAMSPVERHVRDRLINDQGLGNCVLEISQVAPGVIKLSGTVEQPGQKVRAAELTKLTIGVQEVIDELTVAR; the protein is encoded by the coding sequence ATGTGGATTCGGAATCGGAATCGTCGCAACCGCTTGACTGGATTGCTGTTGGGACTGCCCATACTGAGCGTTCCCCTCTTGGGAATCGGCTGTCAGCGGGAGGACACGGAGCGCATTGGTCGGCTGGGTCGCAAACTCACCGCCCATGTGACGGCGGTTGCCCCGTCGATGCCGCCGGGATTGGCAGCGGCGTGGGACACGCTGGCCACCCCCGCAATGTCCCCCGTGGAACGGCACGTCCGCGATCGACTCATCAACGATCAAGGCTTGGGCAACTGCGTGCTGGAAATCTCGCAGGTGGCTCCGGGTGTCATCAAACTGAGCGGCACCGTCGAGCAGCCGGGCCAAAAAGTCCGCGCCGCCGAACTGACCAAATTGACCATCGGCGTGCAAGAAGTCATTGATGAATTGACCGTTGCGCGATGA
- the hisH gene encoding imidazole glycerol phosphate synthase subunit HisH, giving the protein MSGLVIVDYGMANLRSVQKAFESVGVAATISGKPEDLRHADRIVLPGVGAFRDAIAKLRSEGLDQPIIEHIAADKPFLGICLGLQLLFERGFEEGEHRGLGVLAGDVVRFPAMPGLKVPHMGWNSLRFPHACSLFAGLPEAPSVYFVHSYYPVPRDASVIAAEADYPTPFCAAVHRGNLVATQFHPEKSQQIGLRMLANFAVMG; this is encoded by the coding sequence ATGAGCGGGCTGGTGATTGTCGATTACGGCATGGCGAATCTTCGCAGTGTGCAAAAAGCCTTTGAATCGGTGGGAGTTGCGGCGACGATCAGCGGCAAGCCCGAGGATTTGCGGCACGCCGATCGCATCGTGCTGCCCGGCGTGGGGGCGTTTCGCGATGCCATCGCCAAGCTGCGATCCGAAGGGCTGGATCAGCCGATCATCGAGCATATCGCCGCCGATAAGCCGTTTCTGGGCATCTGTTTAGGGCTGCAACTGCTATTCGAGCGTGGCTTTGAAGAGGGCGAGCATCGCGGGCTGGGGGTGTTGGCGGGAGACGTGGTGCGCTTCCCGGCGATGCCCGGCCTGAAGGTGCCGCATATGGGGTGGAATAGCCTGCGATTCCCGCATGCCTGCTCGCTGTTTGCCGGTCTGCCCGAAGCGCCATCGGTCTATTTCGTGCATTCGTATTACCCGGTGCCCCGTGATGCCAGTGTGATTGCGGCGGAGGCGGATTACCCCACGCCGTTCTGTGCGGCGGTGCATCGTGGCAATCTGGTGGCGACGCAATTTCACCCCGAGAAAAGCCAGCAAATCGGCCTGCGGATGCTGGCCAACTTCGCAGTCATGGGCTGA
- a CDS encoding prepilin peptidase, with protein MEPIIPLVVVWIIWVLAVGAFVGSWLNLCVDRLPLEKGVIWPSSRCENCFTPIRWYDNIPIFGYIRLRGKCRTCGAKIGLRSLVVECFTAICFFGLFYLEILRNIHDIPLFTLRANEMWKWGVIPWQAWAMWIQHATLVSFLIIAAFCDLARREIPLVLTITGTLAGLLFSTMFPWPWPTSVDRLAPILADSPWYLERAMGKLPIGVMPWPMWGPLPSWAPPGTWQGGLFNGLAGAMMGMLLLRAVRFVFTRGFGREALGLGDADLMMMAGAFVGWQVVLVAFFLGAFFALFLAIPMLLFKGDNSLPFGPALGLGVVVTWLMWSVIGRSVQLVFFDWLQMTLAMGILLIGLFVAAVLLRLRHGVDEPPAPTA; from the coding sequence ATGGAACCAATAATCCCGCTGGTGGTGGTTTGGATCATCTGGGTGTTGGCCGTGGGGGCGTTCGTCGGCTCCTGGCTGAACCTCTGCGTCGATCGCCTGCCGTTGGAAAAGGGCGTCATTTGGCCCAGTTCCCGCTGCGAAAATTGCTTCACGCCCATTCGCTGGTATGACAATATCCCCATCTTTGGCTACATTCGCCTGCGGGGGAAATGTCGCACGTGCGGGGCGAAAATTGGCCTGCGCTCGCTGGTGGTGGAATGCTTCACCGCCATCTGTTTTTTTGGGCTGTTCTACCTGGAAATCCTGCGAAATATCCACGACATTCCGCTGTTTACGCTGCGCGCGAACGAAATGTGGAAATGGGGTGTCATCCCCTGGCAAGCCTGGGCGATGTGGATTCAGCATGCCACGCTGGTGAGTTTCCTGATTATCGCCGCGTTTTGCGACTTGGCCCGACGCGAAATTCCGCTGGTGCTGACCATCACCGGCACCCTGGCGGGACTGCTGTTTTCGACGATGTTTCCCTGGCCGTGGCCGACGAGTGTCGATCGGTTGGCCCCGATTTTGGCCGATTCGCCGTGGTATCTGGAACGTGCGATGGGGAAATTGCCCATCGGCGTGATGCCGTGGCCGATGTGGGGGCCGTTGCCGAGTTGGGCACCGCCGGGCACCTGGCAAGGCGGGCTGTTCAACGGGCTAGCCGGGGCGATGATGGGCATGCTCTTGCTGCGGGCGGTGCGCTTCGTCTTCACCCGTGGATTTGGCCGCGAGGCGCTGGGGCTGGGCGATGCCGACCTGATGATGATGGCCGGGGCATTCGTCGGCTGGCAAGTGGTGTTGGTGGCGTTCTTTCTGGGAGCATTTTTCGCGCTCTTTTTGGCCATTCCCATGCTGCTGTTCAAAGGCGATAACAGCTTGCCGTTTGGCCCCGCATTGGGGTTGGGAGTGGTGGTCACGTGGCTGATGTGGAGCGTGATTGGCCGAAGTGTGCAGTTGGTCTTCTTCGATTGGCTGCAAATGACTTTGGCGATGGGCATTCTGCTGATTGGGCTGTTTGTGGCGGCGGTGCTCTTGCGATTGCGGCACGGCGTTGATGAGCCACCCGCGCCCACTGCGTGA
- a CDS encoding shikimate kinase, producing the protein MTAAESSSQPGAESRLPVPASRVFLIGYRGTGKSTLARGLATALGWEMIDADVYLETKAGRTIQAIFQTEGEPAFRDLESAVLRELSERDHCVIATGGGVILRPENRERLRRGFVVWLTASAERIADRLELDPTTQTRRPNLTATGGLTEIQTLLAQREPLYRACADLVVDTNDATPETLVQTIRTSWNQ; encoded by the coding sequence ATGACCGCCGCAGAATCTTCGTCGCAACCCGGTGCCGAATCCCGACTTCCCGTGCCAGCCTCGCGGGTGTTCCTGATCGGCTATCGCGGCACCGGCAAATCGACCTTGGCCCGCGGACTGGCGACGGCACTGGGCTGGGAGATGATCGACGCCGATGTCTACCTGGAAACGAAAGCCGGCCGAACCATCCAAGCCATCTTCCAAACGGAAGGCGAACCGGCATTCCGCGATTTGGAATCGGCCGTATTGCGCGAATTGTCCGAACGCGATCATTGCGTCATCGCCACCGGGGGCGGAGTGATTCTGCGGCCCGAAAATCGGGAGCGATTGCGGCGTGGATTCGTCGTCTGGCTGACCGCATCCGCGGAGCGCATCGCCGATCGACTCGAACTCGACCCCACGACGCAGACGCGCCGCCCGAATCTGACCGCAACCGGCGGATTGACCGAAATTCAAACGCTGCTCGCCCAGCGTGAGCCGCTGTATCGGGCATGTGCCGATCTGGTGGTGGATACCAACGATGCCACACCCGAAACCCTCGTCCAGACGATCCGAACATCATGGAACCAATAA